The Camelina sativa cultivar DH55 unplaced genomic scaffold, Cs unpScaffold00722, whole genome shotgun sequence DNA window aaaaaaaaaaaaaaaaaaaaaaaaaaaaaaaaaaaaaaaaaaaaaaaaaaaaaaaaaaaaaaaaaaaaaaaaaagcaatacaaaCAAATAGATCTAGAATTTTCTTTCGACACACTCACTTCCAAACGCCTCACCTCTCACTCGTCTCTTGAATTCTCAGTCcacttttcatttttcaatcTCTAATTTCTCAGTTTTCAATCTCTAATCTCACTCAAGCCTCGCTCACTGGTTGATCTCTAAGGGATTTGTTTGTTGAGGGCCGGATTCGTTTGCTTAACAAAGACAGATTGTCTAATCTGTCAAGCCTCACTCGAAGCGTCACTCGTCGATTTCTCAAAACCGAAGGTCATATATTTAATCGATTTGTTTATCAAATcgttttgtttggtatttgttGTCACTGGGATtcgtttcttttgttcttttgcatGCAGATATCAGGATTCGTTTGAGTTTAAGGTACTGTAAATTTACACTTTCGATCTTAATTCGTTTGAGTTAATGTTATGTGTGGCTATATAGATCTAATTagcgtttgttttttttttcaattttgcagAGAATTTTTTTAAGTTCGCAGAGACTTAGATCTATTCGTCTGGTGAGTAATTATTTAGGAGTTTCAGTTTTTTATTAAGTTCTATTCTTGTTCTCTTCGATCTGTGTTTTTGATTGGTATGGTTTGATATCACTGTGTTCGTGGTCGATTCATCACCTTGGTCGATTCAACACTGTGTTTGTGGTCGCTTTGGTGGTTTTGTAAAATGGACAAGTCTTAGGTCTGGCTTCCAAGGTATgaacttgtctttttttctttctgttttatatttttccttttctaagtGTTAacctttgaaatatttttcactTGAAGGGCCAGCCTTGAGTTTCAGACAAGGGCAACTACTTTTGTGCATGCATCCGCACTGAGATTGGGTAATCCTAGTGAGATGTTTTGTCCATGTATAGATTGCCGCAATCTATGCCATCAGCCGATAGCTATAGTGTTGGATCATCAGACAAGTTTGGAAGGGTCAGAGGTATGGCCAAAGGGGTTAATGCTACAAAGCTATCATTCATTCATGCTAGAGACGCCCATGTCTAGAAGTTCGAAGCAACACAAGCGGAATTGATCACCAAAATTGAAGATCTCTAAAATGTAGTTCGTGACTTGGCTAAAGGGAAGAAGGTTAGTTATAGTTAATTTTCAATCgtgtggttgatgatgatgccaATTTGTATGTTTTACTTGTATTAACTTTATTATTCTTTGAACAGTCTGATGATTTTTCTGCATTGGAGGATAGTAATGGTAGCAAAACTTTAACTTGGTGTCAACTTATGGATTGGTGTTTAGAAGATGATGTTGTTGTCGGGGAAGAAGAGTTCTGCTCAGCTGAACCAAATTACAAGATTGGTCGTATTGCAATTGGTCCTAATGCAGCAGCTGTCATTGTCAACTCTGTAACAAACAAAGATGTGTTTGTATGGAGGCCAACCACCATGGTTGTCTCACTTGGGGATGCTGTGGGGACGAAAATTGCATGGCCAACTGATAAAATTATATTGGACAATGATGCAGCATCCCTATTTGAAAATCAATCAGCTGGTTCATCAGTAATGTTTTACTTTGACTCTTAATTTATTATGAGATtgtagaaatattttaaatatgtgtatttttttaatgactTAGGCATCACTTGATAAAATCCTCTATTGGAGTTCAGAGGATGTAGTAGTTGTTGAGTGTCGTTTGTGGTCAAGTGATCCGAAAGAAAATGCCAACAATATCTGGCTCGGACCTAATGCTCCAATCGTAAAGGTTGACATGCAAGGTCGTTAAACATGACGCTTATATGTGGAGACCTACTGATGAAATGGTAGTGATGGGTGATGCACTTGATGTGTTTATCGCATGGccaattaagaaaatattgatgTGTAATATTATACCTCTAACAAGACCATCACCTGTAGCAATATCACCTGGGGTAACAATGCTATCTATATATTGctaaagtttatatttgttgttattagtGATGGTCACTTCTGATATAAGTGTCTGAATTGTTTGGATTATAGACTGTAAGTTGCAGCATCAACACCACCAAATCAGATGGAAATAAGAAGTGCATGTTGTTGGATTGCAATAATTCAGGACAAATAGTTTCAGAAGGCAGGGTTTATTCTACCAATCCAGATGACAAAATCCACTTTGTCCTCTTAGGTCCGAACGCTAGCAAGGTATGGAGAGAAGTATCAAAGATTGGAGATGCAAAAGTGTGGAGACCCAATTCAGAAGTGGAATTAGTTTTTGTGCTTTAGGTACAACAGTTGCGTGGCCTAATGATAAACTTGTGTTTGTGTGAAATTGTGGTGCTTTGAGCTGTGTCGTTGGATTATGTTTTATTAGTTTATGCCTTTAGAACATTGTAAACTTCGATTTCAATTAATGtatttaggattttttaaggtttaactttttatatttaaatacataaaataataaaataatcaacattCAGTAAAATTGACgacataaaaataacatattacgaatgctattttataaaaatttgtaacAGTAGGTAACgctattaaataaaataaaataacaaaataaaattgctaTTATAAAAAGGAATATAGCAGGTGAACAAACACTATGttatattaacaataaataGTATATCGTAAAGCGCTATCTAATGTGTCGGACCTATTATCGCGGACGATGATTGAACGTTTACTAAAATGCTGTATTATTATTCGATAGCATTTTTCTAATGCTAAGAATACAcgattttcttgtagtgtaattGAATGCATATGTAATGTTTTTCAGTCGAAACACAGCTGCAGCAGATGTGTATAGGTTCTATGAGAGAGAGATGGATAACTTAAAGAGAGAATTGGCTATATGTGTTTAACAGCACATTACATCAACAAAAATTGgattctgaaaaataaaatcctagTTTTTTGTTCTTTACCTCCTCCACATACAGGCACACACTTAGCAATGGAGATTCTTGAGAAATCAAAGGTTTGGGGGATTGATAAGAAAGTTTTCTCCATCACAGTAGACAATGCTATTAACAATGATACAATGCAGGACATGGTCAAATCTCAGCTTACGATCAGAGATGATTTGTTGTGTGGAGGAGAGTTTTTCCATGTTAGATGCGCAGCACACGTTCTTAATATCATTGTTCAATGGGTGCTGGACACAATTGGTGATTCATTAGATAAGATTAGGGAAAGTATCAAGTTCTTTCAAGGATCTTCACATCCTGAGGTGTTATTTGCAAAGTGTGTTGAGAATGTTGGTTTCAATCTGAAGGCTGGTTTGCTGTTGGATGTTAAAACAAGATGGAACTCTACATACAAAATGCTTGACAGGGCTCTCAAGTATCGAGCTGCATTTGGTAATCTGAAAGTTGTAGATCCCAAAAACTACAAGTTTCACCCATTAGAAGAGGAATGGCATCGATTGAAGCAACTAAGTAATTTTTTAGAGCCTTTTGATGTGATCACTAATCTTATCTCAGGTTCTACATATCCAACTTCTGACTTATACTTTATGCAAGTTTGGAAGATCCAAAGCTGGCTGACAATGAATAAGAGGAACCAAGATGCAGTAATCAGAGAAATGATTGTGCCAATGAAGGAGAGGTTTGATAAGTACTGGGCAGAAGTTAGTGATACTTTTGCAATGGCTGTGTTTGATCCGAGGTTGAAGCTGAACTTGCAGAATTCTGTTTTGGAAAACTTGATATGAGCTCTTGTGAGAACAAGATGGAAAATTTGCGTTCTCAACTACACAAGCTTTTTAAAGTATATGAGAATCAATCAAAGATGACACAAGCTTCAACAAAGTTAGCATAATGATGGAGAACCAAGAGGAAACTTTAGCAATTACAATGTaagtttcttatgttttgttttgacttattatgttatgttttgtttctctggTTTTTTATCTTCTGATAATAAGTTTTTGATAATGTTATAGGATTTCTTGGCCTTTCGTAAATCAACTGTGGTTGTCAGTGGGAAGTCAGCTTTGGATTTGTACCTTGAGGAACCTGCATTGGAAATGAATGGTCTTGAGAGTTTGGACATTCTTAGATATTGGAAAGAAAACTCTTCATGGTTTGGAGATTTGGCTTCCATGGACCGTGATCTTCTTAGCATTCCCATCTCGACTGTAGCTGCTGAATCTTCTTTCAGTATTGGTAATAGAGTTCTTAACAAATATAGAAGCCGCCTTCCACCAAAGAATGTTCAAGCATTAATCTGTTGTCGCAATTGGTTAAAGGGCTTTGAATCTTATGAAGGAGGTAAGcacattattttttataagttctaAAAGCACCAATTGTGtattaacattgttaattttgatatatgtagaagaagatgaagtatttGATGGTGAAGTTGAGACAAAAGCTGCCaaccaagaagaagattgagttTGAGTTCAGCTTAAAGTTGTTGCAGTTTTTTTAAGTTCGACTTTAGTTGTTTCAGTTCTGCTACAAGTTTGAACATGTACCAATGTTTCAGTTTTCAGATTTCTGTTCATTTATCAATGTTTTGGACTGAATTTGAAGTTgcaagtttaatattttatttgcaGGATTTAAACGTTAAGCTATATTGTGATAGTTGcaagtttgatatttttttaagctgcaggttgtgacttgtgagattTTATTGCAGGTTTTGGATTGAATTTGAAGTTGCaagtttcagattttatttGCAGGGTTTAAATGTTCAGCTATTTGCAGGTTTTGGATTGAATTTCAACGTTCAAATTCTATTTGCAggtttgatatttttctaagttgcaggttttggattgtttttgcAGTTTTCAGACTTTCAACTCATGTTTTATTCTTCAATTATGTTTAACTCAACAAACTCAATCTCTTTAGTCCACACTTATGTTTTGTCGACTCACATAAGTGATAAGTAAGCAAAAATTTGAGTTTTAGTTTCAGTTCTTAGTATGAAACAAATGCACCAACGTTAATAATGAAGTAAAACCAGTTAAACAAGAAAGCTTTTCTTACTTGTTGGCAAACTGATCAGCATTCAGCACAAAATAAAACCGTAGAACATCAAGCAAAAAACAGAAGAATACTTTCAAACACTAAACCCGCGGGTCAATCCTAAGATTCTCTTTTGGATTTAAATTCTCTTTTGGATTTAAATTCTTAATTCTTAACACTGGTTCCGTAAGATCCGCCTTCTCCTCTGTTCACAAAGCTCTGTTAAGGTTCCTTTTGTCTTCACCGGAGTCTCCTTGAGATTTCAGATCTCAACTCCGACGATGCGTAAGCTTCAGCTCCTTCCCCTCCTTCCTCCACCTCCGGCTACTTCCCTCGGTGACTTTGTTACTCTGACCCTTCAACCGCCACCCGCAAACCCTTGACCGCCCCGGTAACCTTGATTTATTTTCCTCGATCTGGCTCATCCCGCATTTCACTGCAACAACTCTTTGCTCCTCGGATCTACATCCACtctccaagtgttttacttgGATGCAGATGGACGGGAGCTCTGTTTGGATGCCGAAGCCATGGAAGATCTTGACATCAATTTCAAATCACCGGCGCTCTCTGTTTCCCCGCTTGTTACCTCTCTGGCCCAAGTTTGCTCTCCATTCATATCTCGTTCACCTGGTAGATAGTTTACTTTGGTTAAACTATGGCACACCCCTGAACTGGTACCTAATCCGACCCCATTTCGATAACGTTATATCACGATCAAACCTGTTAGTATCGATGttttctgcttggtcaagtcgagttaACCTTGGTAGCAGAATACTTGATCTTTCTAGAACAGTTGTGAATCCTTTGTGTCGAGACCAGTGTGTATCCGGGTTTGGTCTGAACTCTACTCTTACCCACCCTAGGCAATCCTTGGTTAGTTTATTGGATTCTTTAGTCCAAAGACTGCTTTTGAACATTAAACCACTACTGTTGCTAGAATGGCATTGGAGTCTTTTGAAAACCATGTTAATCGGTTACCCTAGGGATGATCCCGCTTATGGAGTTTGTTTGGTGAagcttggcattatgatcccacctcTATGGAGTAGGGGTTACCGAGTCTTCACCAACTCTCTACCTATACATCACCGAGTTTCAAAGATCTTTAAATCGCAATTCAACCACTTTCTGAAGTCCCTGCATATAATCTTGAAGCctagtggcattatgaccctCTCTCCAAGGAGGAGTGATTACCACAACCTCTTCAAGTCCTGTTTTATCAACCTTGGACCAGCAACTACATCTGTAGTAACCGGTTATCAGAGCCTCAGCTCCCCTGCTCGACCCTTTGGCATCACAGTTGTGCCATTCTCATCTCCGCCAAGTCTTCGAAGATTCAAGACAATGGCTTTCTACTCCTTTGACTTGTTCATGGAGTCTGCATCGGTTTGCCTTGACCTCACAGGTTCACATCGAATGCTTCTATCTATCCTTGTACTTTTATTGATCTATGCTTTGGTTTATCTTATCCTTTGATGTACTTTAAACAATCCCTGTCTTGTATGTTACTTTCTATTTAATGGAATGGTAGCACCTCTtcgatcaaaaaaaaaaaaagcttctcgCCTCTCGTTGCAACGCTtcttcaatctcagattttaaaCACAAGGCAAGCTTGATTTTGGATTATGGATGTGAATCTCGATTCTCAAATCTCGATTCTCGATTATCGGATCTGGTTCAATTCTTAGGTCTGATTGCTTTGTCCGATTGAAACTAGTGAGCCTACGCcatgtttaattttcttgtaagCTTCTCTTCCACCTTTTCGATGTTTATTGGATCTAACAAGTACTAGATTTTGGTTAAATTCAGGGGGAAAGTTCATATAAAGTCATTGGAAGCTACAGAATCTTTAATTTCTCCTCTAGCATAATCAAATCGAAACAGTTTGTGGCGTTCTCTTTTTGCTGATTCGTCCAAGCAAGTTCATATATGAGTAAGCAATTCAAACAGTCGTGAAATTGAGCGATGTAGGTAAGGGTTTAGAGTTGTTTAATCAGATGAAGCATGATCGGATCTCTCCCAATGTGTTTGCTTACAATGTTTATTATCGATGGGTTATGTAAAGCGAATAGTGAAAGGaccgatctttttttttaataataaatatataaatataatataataaatgaactacaactagtggtcccatatccactagccaactaatcacaatcacaaccaacagcggaataacaataccaatagatatccaataataaccaatatcataaccaataattataacatcaacaatatccaatgaTCAAATAataggaaacatgaaaccatcaacctagcaatgtttctaatgactcaactctagcaacctagcaatgccagacaacatccaatcgagtccctagaacatcctcctcttcattgccttgattccacgatcacactttgcctttacctgcaccacaaacacatattgcaatgcatgaatattttataaatactcagtaaggcaatcctcccatctactggactatacacacaagcaatagagtcatctctaaccatcaacaacaacaataaacaaaccaggactctgcatcgaccgacaccaacatgcattgaccgacaccaaatggaggttgcgtcgaccgacgcaagatctgcatcgaccgatgcaaggttaacttacatcgaccgatgcccccattgcatcgaccgacgcatgctcgacataacacgaaaaccctagagtttacgcgccgtcctcgcatctgcatcgaccgacgcacaaagtgcatcgaccgatgcaatgtcgagcatcgttttcctccgaagcttctcgctggatctttgttcctacaaccacaaaactcgatcccaagccacaagaaagcttcctaacttCCAGaacaacaatctaacaagtctaacaacacacaacaagcaaattagagagttctctagcttagataagccatggtcctgcacttacctttgccaagacgaatctgaacctcaaacaaacactagaacactcctagcaagctcctacaacgttctaagcctcagatctcaccaggaaacgctacaaatctcccaaaatcctcaagaacgctcaagaacagttttctctcttttctttctcgcAAAATCGGCTACCcccgactaatgagacaaaagaacgagtttaagggttttcctttacccaaaacgcagtgtttgacttaagtcaaaacgcaggaactcgaccttgcatcgaccgatgcaactcccaaaccgggattttggttcacggatgttacaattctcccccaccaatctagattcatcctcgaatcttgaacaaccatcagccaaggactcccgtgcaaccgtctccaagGCCCACACTCCTctgaccgatctacagaaggttacctctaggcgatagactcacgctccaggcattatttgctctcgactttttggactttcctttactcataggcctaaaccttgagttttcattggctcctcatcagacctaagtctgcatgccaatgttggctcctcatcgggcctaaacccgcatgccataatatatataggaaaaaaaatccaaaactcgactctcggatcgtcatccgaagtcgatataccaaccatattcccaagccacaaagtctctgaatatggcagtactaggagaacctaagtcccccaagagccgcgagcaaacaattctgaacacgcctgagtcctatccctatccaggtttccttcccgttgCTCGCGTAAAACacctcaatgtcctaccaaccacatatcccctcactagaatacctcatgacctcacacggatcatctcactgccacaaggccaaacaaatgtcctaaacaggaccgtcacaaagaccaaacaaNNNNNNNNNNNNNNNNNNNNNNNNNNNNNNNNNNNNNNNNNNNNNNNNNNNNNNcccgaaggaccgtcacaaagaccatctgtcccgaaggaccgtcacaaagaccatctatcccgaaggaccgtctcaaagaccatctgtcccgaaggaccgtcacaaagaccatctgtcccgaaggaccgtcacaaagacactctggctaaacagcccgccacaaaggccaacaaatggctaaaagcccgccacaaaggccacacaattggctaaaagcccgccacaaaggccacacaatgtctaacaagaccgccacacacaggcactctgactcgaaagtccgccacaaaggccacacaatgtctaaccAGAACACCATACACAGGCactctgactcgaaagtccgccacaaaggcacaaaagcccctccaaggcttcccaccgctaaaatggacaaattctaactcccgcaaaactttccatatttagcactttccatttttggaaactttccacttttggaaacttctcttcacaaccccgcctcacggaaactttgtaccccaaacaccacctcatcttgttactgagtcgcacaaccaaccaccccaagcgaccgagtaacaagagagatgggctggaatactccattcccgctccagccacggattacagatgggaccaggctaaacaagctcaagtcgcggcttgcttctcataccacttcttgaaccttgccttcatctttgcctcaggctcccaagtctgctcctcaacaccatcacagtcccacaggactctcatcaaaggaatcttcttcttccgaagttccttgatcctcctctcgagaaccctcactggtctcgcctccaaagtcatgttaggctgaagatcctcaggaatcttagccaacacctcctctccctcacggagacacttccgcaacatagacacatggaaaaccttatggaatgcacgcatcacctcaggtaactccaatctatatgccactggtccaacccgctcaatcactctgaatggacccatatacctcggactcaacttagtctctgacaatgacctgttcggaccccgcaacatggccatcttgaggtacactctgtctcctacctga harbors:
- the LOC104773888 gene encoding zinc finger BED domain-containing protein RICESLEEPER 2-like, giving the protein MEILEKSKVWGIDKKVFSITVDNAINNDTMQDMVKSQLTIRDDLLCGGEFFHVRCAAHVLNIIVQWVLDTIGDSLDKIRESIKFFQGSSHPEVLFAKCVENVGFNLKAGLLLDVKTRWNSTYKMLDRALKYRAAFGNLKVVDPKNYKFHPLEEEWHRLKQLSNFLEPFDVITNLISGSTYPTSDLYFMQVWKIQSWLTMNKRNQDAVIREMIVPMKERFDKYWAEVSDTFAMAVFDPRLKLNLQNSDFLAFRKSTVVVSGKSALDLYLEEPALEMNGLESLDILRYWKENSSWFGDLASMDRDLLSIPISTVAAESSFSIGNRVLNKYRSRLPPKNVQALICCRNWLKGFESYEGEEDEVFDGEVETKAANQEED